One stretch of Oncorhynchus clarkii lewisi isolate Uvic-CL-2024 chromosome 3, UVic_Ocla_1.0, whole genome shotgun sequence DNA includes these proteins:
- the LOC139390856 gene encoding nucleotide-binding oligomerization domain-containing protein 1-like isoform X3, which yields MNIMGSSAEEVRAGLMGHVSTVQLFTLHRELLVSQVKSTQCILDNLLQSGFLCFEDTEIIQRSATKTDQVRKILELVQSKGEQACEYFLYIVHKVYDAYIDLQPWLKEINYQPPDFIRDIPVKNTDPISRYCEKLRHELGRDTFFIASYAQQEETLLEELYTDTLMELLNDRNESLGHLEGLEQLLGEQGVFNPQAETVLITGDAGVGKSILLQKLQRLWSNRELEQTDAMFFFKFRCRMFSTFKETDEISLRDLLFKYNCYPDQDADNEVFSYILRFPEKVLFTFDGYDEIQADLNLGNVPEVVSPEEKIHPLLVLINLLCGKLLSGSRKVLTARTGTEVQSRVIRKRVALRGFSPAHLQTYTNLHFKEQEHRDLVSVQLDANPDLCGLCSIPLFCWIVFKSFKHLHSVYDDFELPEACVTLTNIFLLLSEVFFSRGAAPPPGLLTRNTRCPADTFRAGLRPLTAFSKLSLLGTERGGFVFDKEEVTSCGLTEEDFQVGFLRPVSRYDACGNPSTFEFLHLTLQSFLAAFSLVLDEQASVGNILKFFTECSRRDNTSCLSCVFPCIGGSSKPRGKDPFKTNEHLQYTNLFLCGLLSKANAGLLEHMVPPALLKRKRAVLKSYLSTSVRSHLRGLPLHSTEQEGSKVHVLPNFLWMLRCIFETGSKEVAQLTAKGITADYIKLGYCNVSSGDCSALNFVLQHRRKRLGVDMDNNNISDYGVKQLRPSFSKMTVVRLCVNQISDSSIEVLAEELIKYRVVEVLGLYNNHITDIGAKLIAHIIEECPKLRVVKVGSNKFTSVGGRYLASAIQKSTSIFDVGMWENSIGDEGARAFAEVLRNHPSLTNLCLSANGITSEGGRSLAKALKDNRRLRIFWLVQNELSDDVAPDLAELIRSNTGLSHLWLINNQLTVDGIRQLSEALSHNTSLKEICLKGNCLSEEEEKLFEAEGRLHFH from the exons ATGAATATTATGGGCTCCAGTGCCGAAGAAGTCCGTGCTGGACTAATGGGCCATGTGTCCACTGTCCAACTGTTCACCTTGCACCGTGAGCTACTGGTCTCCCAGGTGAAGAGCACGCAGTGCATTCTGGATAACCTCCTACAAAGTGGCTTTCTGTGTTTTGAGGATACAGAAATCATCCAGCGCTCAGCCACCAAGACAGACCAG GTGCGTAAAATCCTGGAATTGGTCCAAAGCAAAGGGGAGCAGGCATGTGAATATTTCCTATATATTGTCCACAAAGTTTATGATGCATACATAGACCTCCAACCATGGCTTAAAGAGATCAACTACCAGCCACCAGACTTCATACGGGACATACCAGTGAAGAACACGGACCCTA TTAGTAGGTACTGTGAGAAGCTGAGGCACGAGCTGGGCCGAGACACATTCTTCATTGCATCCTACGCCCAGCAAGAAGAAACCCTGCTGGAGGAGCTCTATACAGACACCCTGATGGAGCTCCTGAATGACCGCAATGAGAGCCTGGGCCACCTGGAGGGTCTGGAGCAGCTCCTGGGAGAGCAGGGTGTCTTTAACCCACAGGCAGAGACAGTGCTCATCACGGGGGATGCTGGGGTGGGCAAGTCCATCCTCCTCCAGAAGCTCCAGAGGCTGTggtccaatagggagctggaaCAGACAGACGCCATGTTCTTCTTCAAGTTCCGCTGTAGGATGTTCAGCACATTCAAGGAGACAGACGAGATCTCACTGAGGGACCTGCTTTTCAAATACAACTGCTACCCCGACCAAGATGCGGACAATGAGGTGTTCAGCTACATCCTCCGCTTCCCCGAAAAGGTTCTCTTTACGTTTGACGGCTATGATGAGATCCAGGCTGATCTGAACCTGGGGAACGTGCCTGAGGTGGTTTCTCCAGAGGAGAAGATTCACCCTCTTCTGGTGCTCATTAACCTGCTCTGTGGGAAGCTGCTCAGTGGTTCCCGGAAGGTCCTCACTGCTCGGACAGGCACTGAGGTCCAGAGCAGGGTGATCCGGAAGAGGGTGGCACTGCGTGGGTTCTCTCCGGCCCACCTTCAGACCTACACCAACCTGCATTTCAAAGAGCAGGAGCACAGGGACTTGGTCTCAGTCCAGCTGGATGCCAACCCCGACCTCTGTGGCCTCtgctccatccccctcttctgcTGGATCGTCTTCAAGAGCTTTAAACACCTGCACTCAGTCTACGATGACTTCGAGTTGCCAGAGGCTTGCGTGACCCTCACTAACATATTCCTTCTGCTTTCTGAAGTCTTCTTCAGCCGGGGGGCCGCTCCCCCACCGGGCCTCCTGACGAGAAACACCAGGTGCCCCGCTGATACCTTCAGGGCAGGGTTGAGGCCACTGACAGCCTTCTCCAAGCTGTCTCTGCTGGGCACGGAGAGAGGAGGCTTTGTGTTCGACAAGGAGGAGGTGACCTCCTGTGGCCTGACTGAGGAGGACTTTCAGGTGGGTTTCCTCCGACCGGTCAGCCGCTACGATGCCTGTGGAAACCCTTCTACCTTTGAGTTCCTTCATCTCACCCTACAGTCCTTCTTGGCTGCATTCTCCCTGGTTCTGGATGAACAGGCCAGCGTAGGCAACATCCTCAAGTTCTTTACAGAGTGCAGCAGGAGGGACAACACATCTTGTTTATCGTGTGTCTTCCCCTGCATCGGTGGCTCCTCCAAACCCAGGGGAAAGGACCCGTTCAAGACCAATGAGCATCTCCAGTACACCAACCTCTTCCTGTGTGGACTGCTGTCTAAGGCCAATGCCGGCCTGCTGGAGCACATGGTTCCTCCAGCGCTGCTGAAGAGGAAGCGGGCGGTCCTCAAGTCCTACCTGTCCACCAGCGTGAGGTCCCACCTCCGCGGTCTGCCACTCCACAGCACAGAGCAGGAGGGCAGCAAGGTGCATGTCCTGCCCAACTTCCTGTGGATGCTGCGCTGCATCTTCGAGACAGGAAGTAAAGAGGTGGCCCAGCTGACTGCGAAGGGAATCACAGCTGACTACATCAAGCTGGGCTACTGTAATGTGTCCTCTGGCGACTGCAGTGCCCTCAACTTTGTGCTGCAGCACCGGCGGAAGAGGCTAGGGGTGGACatggacaacaacaacatcagTGACTATGGGGTCAAGCAGCTCAGGCCTTCATTCAGTAAAATGACCGTGGTGAG GTTGTGTGTCAATCAGATCTCAGACAGCAGCATTGAAGTACTGGCTGAGGAGCTTATCAAATACAGAGTGGTGGAGGTTTTGGG ACTTTACAATAATCACATCACGGACATTGGAGCCAAGCTAATTGCTCATATCATTGAGGAATGTCCTAAGTTAAGAGTCGTCAA GGTTGGCAGCAACAAGTTCACCAGTGTGGGTGGCAGGTATCTGGCCAGTGCCATTCAGAAGAGCACATCTATCTTTGACGTGGG AATGTGGGAGAACAGCATTGGTGATGAAGGAGCAAGAGCATTCGCAGAGGTCCTGAGGAATCACCCAAGTCTTACCAACCTCTG tctctcagcCAATGGTATCACTTCAGAAGGTGGGCGGAGCTTGGCCAAAGCACTGAAAGACAATAGAAGGCTCCGAATTTTCTG GTTGGTGCAAAACGAGTTGTCAGATGATGTAGCACCAGACCTGGCAGAGCTGATCAGATCCAACACGGGTCTCTCTCACCTCTG GTTAATCAATAATCAGCTGACAGTGGATGGAATCAGACAGCTGTCAGAGGCTCTCTCCCACAACACATCACTCAAAGAGATCTG TTTGAAAGGAAACTGTCTTTCTGAAGAGGAAGAGAAGCTGTTTGAGGCTGAGGGAAGGCTACACTTCCACTGA
- the LOC139390856 gene encoding nucleotide-binding oligomerization domain-containing protein 1-like isoform X1 encodes MNIMGSSAEEVRAGLMGHVSTVQLFTLHRELLVSQVKSTQCILDNLLQSGFLCFEDTEIIQRSATKTDQVRKILELVQSKGEQACEYFLYIVHKVYDAYIDLQPWLKEINYQPPDFIRDIPVKNTDPISRYCEKLRHELGRDTFFIASYAQQEETLLEELYTDTLMELLNDRNESLGHLEGLEQLLGEQGVFNPQAETVLITGDAGVGKSILLQKLQRLWSNRELEQTDAMFFFKFRCRMFSTFKETDEISLRDLLFKYNCYPDQDADNEVFSYILRFPEKVLFTFDGYDEIQADLNLGNVPEVVSPEEKIHPLLVLINLLCGKLLSGSRKVLTARTGTEVQSRVIRKRVALRGFSPAHLQTYTNLHFKEQEHRDLVSVQLDANPDLCGLCSIPLFCWIVFKSFKHLHSVYDDFELPEACVTLTNIFLLLSEVFFSRGAAPPPGLLTRNTRCPADTFRAGLRPLTAFSKLSLLGTERGGFVFDKEEVTSCGLTEEDFQVGFLRPVSRYDACGNPSTFEFLHLTLQSFLAAFSLVLDEQASVGNILKFFTECSRRDNTSCLSCVFPCIGGSSKPRGKDPFKTNEHLQYTNLFLCGLLSKANAGLLEHMVPPALLKRKRAVLKSYLSTSVRSHLRGLPLHSTEQEGSKVHVLPNFLWMLRCIFETGSKEVAQLTAKGITADYIKLGYCNVSSGDCSALNFVLQHRRKRLGVDMDNNNISDYGVKQLRPSFSKMTVVRLCVNQISDSSIEVLAEELIKYRVVEVLGLYNNHITDIGAKLIAHIIEECPKLRVVKVGSNKFTSVGGRYLASAIQKSTSIFDVGMWENSIGDEGARAFAEVLRNHPSLTNLCLSANGITSEGGRSLAKALKDNRRLRIFWLVQNELSDDVAPDLAELIRSNTGLSHLWLINNQLTVDGIRQLSEALSHNTSLKEICLKGNRLSEEEEKLFEAEGRLRFH; translated from the exons ATGAATATTATGGGCTCCAGTGCCGAAGAAGTCCGTGCTGGACTAATGGGCCATGTGTCCACTGTCCAACTGTTCACCTTGCACCGTGAGCTACTGGTCTCCCAGGTGAAGAGCACGCAGTGCATTCTGGATAACCTCCTACAAAGTGGCTTTCTGTGTTTTGAGGATACAGAAATCATCCAGCGCTCAGCCACCAAGACAGACCAG GTGCGTAAAATCCTGGAATTGGTCCAAAGCAAAGGGGAGCAGGCATGTGAATATTTCCTATATATTGTCCACAAAGTTTATGATGCATACATAGACCTCCAACCATGGCTTAAAGAGATCAACTACCAGCCACCAGACTTCATACGGGACATACCAGTGAAGAACACGGACCCTA TTAGTAGGTACTGTGAGAAGCTGAGGCACGAGCTGGGCCGAGACACATTCTTCATTGCATCCTACGCCCAGCAAGAAGAAACCCTGCTGGAGGAGCTCTATACAGACACCCTGATGGAGCTCCTGAATGACCGCAATGAGAGCCTGGGCCACCTGGAGGGTCTGGAGCAGCTCCTGGGAGAGCAGGGTGTCTTTAACCCACAGGCAGAGACAGTGCTCATCACGGGGGATGCTGGGGTGGGCAAGTCCATCCTCCTCCAGAAGCTCCAGAGGCTGTggtccaatagggagctggaaCAGACAGACGCCATGTTCTTCTTCAAGTTCCGCTGTAGGATGTTCAGCACATTCAAGGAGACAGACGAGATCTCACTGAGGGACCTGCTTTTCAAATACAACTGCTACCCCGACCAAGATGCGGACAATGAGGTGTTCAGCTACATCCTCCGCTTCCCCGAAAAGGTTCTCTTTACGTTTGACGGCTATGATGAGATCCAGGCTGATCTGAACCTGGGGAACGTGCCTGAGGTGGTTTCTCCAGAGGAGAAGATTCACCCTCTTCTGGTGCTCATTAACCTGCTCTGTGGGAAGCTGCTCAGTGGTTCCCGGAAGGTCCTCACTGCTCGGACAGGCACTGAGGTCCAGAGCAGGGTGATCCGGAAGAGGGTGGCACTGCGTGGGTTCTCTCCGGCCCACCTTCAGACCTACACCAACCTGCATTTCAAAGAGCAGGAGCACAGGGACTTGGTCTCAGTCCAGCTGGATGCCAACCCCGACCTCTGTGGCCTCtgctccatccccctcttctgcTGGATCGTCTTCAAGAGCTTTAAACACCTGCACTCAGTCTACGATGACTTCGAGTTGCCAGAGGCTTGCGTGACCCTCACTAACATATTCCTTCTGCTTTCTGAAGTCTTCTTCAGCCGGGGGGCCGCTCCCCCACCGGGCCTCCTGACGAGAAACACCAGGTGCCCCGCTGATACCTTCAGGGCAGGGTTGAGGCCACTGACAGCCTTCTCCAAGCTGTCTCTGCTGGGCACGGAGAGAGGAGGCTTTGTGTTCGACAAGGAGGAGGTGACCTCCTGTGGCCTGACTGAGGAGGACTTTCAGGTGGGTTTCCTCCGACCGGTCAGCCGCTACGATGCCTGTGGAAACCCTTCTACCTTTGAGTTCCTTCATCTCACCCTACAGTCCTTCTTGGCTGCATTCTCCCTGGTTCTGGATGAACAGGCCAGCGTAGGCAACATCCTCAAGTTCTTTACAGAGTGCAGCAGGAGGGACAACACATCTTGTTTATCGTGTGTCTTCCCCTGCATCGGTGGCTCCTCCAAACCCAGGGGAAAGGACCCGTTCAAGACCAATGAGCATCTCCAGTACACCAACCTCTTCCTGTGTGGACTGCTGTCTAAGGCCAATGCCGGCCTGCTGGAGCACATGGTTCCTCCAGCGCTGCTGAAGAGGAAGCGGGCGGTCCTCAAGTCCTACCTGTCCACCAGCGTGAGGTCCCACCTCCGCGGTCTGCCACTCCACAGCACAGAGCAGGAGGGCAGCAAGGTGCATGTCCTGCCCAACTTCCTGTGGATGCTGCGCTGCATCTTCGAGACAGGAAGTAAAGAGGTGGCCCAGCTGACTGCGAAGGGAATCACAGCTGACTACATCAAGCTGGGCTACTGTAATGTGTCCTCTGGCGACTGCAGTGCCCTCAACTTTGTGCTGCAGCACCGGCGGAAGAGGCTAGGGGTGGACatggacaacaacaacatcagTGACTATGGGGTCAAGCAGCTCAGGCCTTCATTCAGTAAAATGACCGTGGTGAG GTTGTGTGTCAATCAGATCTCAGACAGCAGCATTGAAGTACTGGCTGAGGAGCTTATCAAATACAGAGTGGTGGAGGTTTTGGG ACTTTACAATAATCACATCACGGACATTGGAGCCAAGCTAATTGCTCATATCATTGAGGAATGTCCTAAGTTAAGAGTCGTCAA GGTTGGCAGCAACAAGTTCACCAGTGTGGGTGGCAGGTATCTGGCCAGTGCCATTCAGAAGAGCACATCTATCTTTGACGTGGG AATGTGGGAGAACAGCATTGGTGATGAAGGAGCAAGAGCATTCGCAGAGGTCCTGAGGAATCACCCAAGTCTTACCAACCTCTG tctctcagcCAATGGTATCACTTCAGAAGGTGGGCGGAGCTTGGCCAAAGCACTGAAAGACAATAGAAGGCTCCGAATTTTCTG GTTGGTGCAAAACGAGTTGTCAGATGATGTAGCACCAGACCTGGCAGAGCTGATCAGATCCAACACGGGTCTCTCTCACCTCTG GTTAATCAATAATCAGCTGACAGTGGATGGAATCAGACAGCTGTCAGAGGCTCTCTCCCACAACACATCACTCAAAGAGATCTG
- the LOC139405820 gene encoding gamma-glutamylcyclotransferase-like, with amino-acid sequence MSYLTYTILLALFHQQIASKAVPATAENNGTSVSNSSVSDYFMYFAYGSNLLKERLQLKNPSAVFVTTGSLKDHVIQFGYWKKEFNNTNSWHGGVATIEESKGDVVWGVVWKMDKDNLISLDKQEGVGIGFYSPLDVTINTDEGEVLCRTYQMNNFTVHQTSPPYKQVVCLGAKQNGLPLDYIKKLEAVETNGYSGPSILDDITALKPADKGKSL; translated from the exons ATGTCATACCTTACTTACACGATTTTACTTGCACTGTTTCATCAACAAATTGCGTCAAAAGCGGTTCCTGCCACCGCTGAAAATAATGGAACAAGTGTTTCAAACTCATCCGTGTCTGACTACTTTATGTATTTCGCTTATGGAAGTAATCTGCTGAAGGAAAGACTGCAGCTGAAGAATCCATCCGCGGTTTTTGTTACAACTggcagtttgaag GATCATGTGATTCAATTTGGATACTGGAAGAAAGAGTTCAACAACACAAACTCTTGGCATGGTGGTGTTGCTACTATAGAAGAGTCCAAGGGAGATGTGGTCTGGGGAGTGGTCTGGAAGATGGACAAGGACAACCTCATCAGTTTAGACAA GCAGGAAGGAGTGGGAATAGGATTCTACAGTCCACTAGACGTTACCATTAACACAGACGAGGGAGAGGTCCTCTGTCGAACCTACCAGATGAACAACTTCACAGTTCACCAGACCTCGCCTCCATACAAACAG GTTGTTTGTCTTGGAGCAAAACAAAACGGCTTACCTTTGGATTACATTAAGAAGCTGGAGGCAGTGGAAACCAACGGCTACAGCGGTCCGTCCATTTTAGATGACATCACCGCGTTGAAACCTGCTGATAAAGGAAAAAGCTTGTAG
- the LOC139405821 gene encoding gamma-glutamylcyclotransferase-like — MDDNIEIHTFLYFAYGSNLLKERLHLKNPSASIHCVARLKDYKLIFGNYKGLASDRWHGGVATIENSPGDEMWGVVWRMNVADLESLDR; from the exons aTGGATGACAACATAGAAATCCACACCTTCCTGTACTTTGCCTACGGCAGCAACCTACTGAAGGAAAGGCTCCATCTCAAGAACCCCTCCGCTTCCATCCACTGTGTGGCCAGGCTCAAG gaCTACAAGCTGATATTTGGGAACTACAAGGGTCTGGCCAGTGACCGCTGGCATGGGGGTGTGGCGACCATCGAGAACAGCCCAGGGGACGAGATGTGGGGAGTGGTATGGAGGATGAACGTGGCTGACCTCGAGTCTCTAGACAG GTGA